The Fimbriimonas ginsengisoli Gsoil 348 genome window below encodes:
- a CDS encoding LuxR C-terminal-related transcriptional regulator: MEPERTEALSERERQIASLASEGLTDKEIARHLRVSITTVRTYWNRMRRKLDASNRAQAIVRALDSKPRPKKTVTDSLKNVLSSSLLGIIVVDKNGRITDTNDAFLETIGYDREEFERLGLSWPQLTVRRVGVSPETTPCVRELRHRDGHTVWVIAAALLCDTSEGAMAHYIIDLGRIPTYDSFKAASQSVG; encoded by the coding sequence GTGGAGCCGGAAAGAACAGAAGCACTCTCAGAACGAGAGCGACAAATAGCGAGCTTGGCCTCCGAAGGGCTCACGGACAAAGAAATTGCTCGGCACCTTCGAGTGTCGATAACCACCGTCCGCACTTATTGGAATCGGATGCGGCGGAAGCTGGACGCCTCGAACCGGGCGCAGGCCATCGTACGCGCTTTGGATTCGAAGCCTCGACCGAAAAAGACGGTCACCGATTCGCTTAAGAACGTCCTCAGCTCCAGTCTTCTCGGCATCATCGTAGTCGACAAGAATGGCCGCATTACCGACACAAACGACGCATTCCTGGAAACGATCGGGTACGACCGCGAAGAGTTCGAACGGCTCGGCTTGAGCTGGCCCCAGTTGACGGTACGTCGCGTAGGGGTCTCGCCGGAGACCACGCCTTGCGTTCGGGAGCTTCGGCACCGGGACGGCCATACGGTTTGGGTCATCGCCGCTGCCCTCCTATGCGACACCTCCGAAGGCGCGATGGCGCATTACATTATCGATCTTGGCCGGATCCCGACGTACGATAGCTTCAAGGCCGCGTCACAATCGGTTGGATGA
- a CDS encoding site-2 protease family protein: MFGNTPPAVLIPIVVVVFFGIGLHEYAHCKFADMAGDPTPRIYGRVTLDLTKHFELMGTLMMLFTAQFGLGIGWGKPAPMDPDKMRNPRWDFFAAVAAGPISNVVQAVLYGLVARLMIVSGQTSVDQIVDALNVRFLDNPQSVGVLPALLAYGVLLNLSLALFNLFPIGPLDGQWLLGLLMPDRARDKWWWWNRRYGWYLLMALVLGGQIFFHTSVLGLIIGPAVIALTRLILGF, encoded by the coding sequence ATGTTCGGCAACACGCCTCCGGCGGTGTTGATCCCGATCGTCGTGGTCGTTTTCTTCGGAATCGGCCTCCACGAGTACGCCCACTGTAAATTCGCCGACATGGCGGGAGATCCTACTCCGCGCATTTACGGGCGCGTCACCCTCGACCTGACGAAGCATTTCGAACTCATGGGCACGCTCATGATGCTGTTCACCGCCCAGTTCGGTTTAGGCATCGGTTGGGGCAAGCCGGCCCCGATGGACCCGGACAAGATGCGGAATCCCCGTTGGGATTTCTTTGCCGCGGTTGCGGCGGGGCCGATCTCCAACGTCGTCCAAGCCGTTTTGTACGGCTTGGTGGCGAGGTTGATGATCGTGAGCGGGCAGACTTCGGTCGATCAAATCGTCGATGCCTTAAATGTCCGGTTTCTTGACAACCCTCAGAGCGTAGGCGTTCTCCCCGCCCTTCTCGCCTACGGCGTCCTCCTCAATCTATCGCTGGCTCTATTCAATCTCTTTCCAATCGGACCGTTGGATGGGCAGTGGCTGTTGGGGCTGCTGATGCCCGACCGGGCGCGCGATAAGTGGTGGTGGTGGAATCGGAGGTACGGCTGGTATCTCCTTATGGCCCTGGTGCTGGGAGGGCAGATATTCTTTCACACCTCCGTCCTCGGTCTCATCATCGGCCCCGCGGTTATCGCTCTTACCCGCCTCATCCTTGGCTTTTAA
- a CDS encoding HAD family hydrolase: MSDSSAGDILDANASPLLRDRGEAGPSVEKVHPDLSGVKAIYFDLDDTLCGYWDASKQALRRAFELHGPQGITPEEMVGHWASAFRRFAPTLKETGWYETYLKTAEPTRTEQMRLTLAEAGVIDEARALALSETYMRERDANLRLFSDALLVLDTLKWRYPLGLITNGPADLQRQEIATLGIESYFQNIYIEGEMGVGKPKRTVFDRAAAAVDCKPEELLMVGNSFGHDVAPALEYGWHAVWIRRASDIPPSSTRSEEMPPGANAPDAIIQHLSELLEIPGLAV, encoded by the coding sequence ATGAGCGACTCTTCCGCCGGTGATATTTTGGACGCCAACGCCTCTCCGCTTCTTCGCGACCGCGGTGAGGCCGGCCCGTCGGTGGAGAAGGTCCACCCGGATCTGTCGGGCGTCAAGGCGATCTATTTCGATCTCGACGACACTCTTTGCGGATATTGGGACGCTTCGAAGCAGGCGCTCCGCCGGGCGTTCGAGCTACATGGCCCGCAGGGAATTACGCCAGAGGAAATGGTCGGTCATTGGGCGAGCGCGTTCCGGCGGTTTGCCCCTACGCTGAAAGAAACCGGTTGGTACGAGACGTATCTGAAGACAGCCGAGCCGACTCGAACCGAGCAGATGCGGCTGACGCTCGCCGAGGCCGGAGTCATCGACGAAGCCCGCGCTTTGGCCCTGAGTGAGACCTACATGCGAGAGCGAGACGCCAACCTTCGGCTCTTTAGCGACGCGCTTTTGGTCCTCGACACACTCAAGTGGCGCTATCCCCTCGGCCTGATCACCAACGGGCCGGCCGATCTACAACGCCAAGAGATCGCGACCCTCGGGATCGAGTCTTACTTCCAGAACATCTATATCGAGGGGGAGATGGGGGTTGGCAAACCGAAGCGCACGGTTTTCGACCGAGCCGCGGCCGCTGTCGATTGCAAGCCCGAGGAGCTCCTGATGGTCGGAAACAGTTTCGGCCACGACGTAGCGCCCGCCTTGGAGTATGGCTGGCACGCCGTCTGGATCCGCCGCGCGAGCGACATCCCGCCCAGTTCGACCCGCTCCGAGGAGATGCCGCCCGGCGCCAACGCCCCCGACGCGATCATTCAGCACTTGTCGGAGTTGCTGGAGATCCCCGGCTTGGCGGTCTGA
- the lysA gene encoding diaminopimelate decarboxylase, translating to MTTAPTNDTRFRVSESVARDLATAYGTPLYVLDEATFRGRIRAYREAFEASYPKSELTYAAKANSTVALLAIAAAEGCGIDVASEGELRAALGAGIPAARCHLHGNNKSFEELSFAIEQGIGMIVVDHFGEIETIQGIGTGSAKLALRLAPGVDPVTHAKISTGQADTKFGFNIADGSAERATLRCLELGLPLVGFHCHVGSQLLDPEAQRSGGELIARFAVDMLRRHGFAAEYLNVGGGLGASYTDADRPMNVRDYCRLIVEAVTGSLAGSGLDPVLAQEPGRSLVAETGVTLYTVGLVKTVPSKSAGRRTYVCVDGGLSDNPRPALYGARYDVERIGPAAGDEMVVTVSGKHCETDKLFEDVRLPRDVATGDLLQVLCTGAYNASMASNYNRFPRPAAALIRLDGSHCLVQRRDTWAEMLAREILPEGLA from the coding sequence ATGACCACGGCTCCCACGAATGACACTCGGTTTCGGGTGTCCGAGTCCGTGGCCCGGGACTTGGCGACCGCGTACGGTACACCGCTTTACGTTCTCGACGAGGCAACGTTTCGGGGCCGGATTCGGGCCTATCGCGAGGCCTTCGAGGCCTCTTACCCAAAGAGCGAGCTGACGTACGCCGCAAAGGCGAATTCGACGGTGGCGCTGCTTGCGATTGCGGCGGCGGAAGGGTGCGGGATCGACGTCGCTTCCGAAGGGGAGCTTCGGGCGGCGCTAGGAGCCGGCATTCCGGCGGCACGCTGCCACCTCCACGGGAACAACAAGAGCTTCGAGGAGTTGTCCTTCGCGATCGAACAAGGGATCGGGATGATCGTCGTCGACCACTTCGGCGAGATCGAAACGATTCAAGGGATCGGGACGGGGAGCGCGAAGCTGGCGTTGCGGCTAGCGCCCGGCGTCGACCCGGTGACCCACGCGAAAATTTCTACGGGGCAGGCGGACACGAAATTTGGATTCAACATCGCCGACGGCTCGGCGGAAAGGGCCACATTACGCTGCCTCGAGTTGGGATTGCCGCTGGTCGGCTTTCATTGCCACGTCGGCTCGCAGCTCCTCGACCCGGAGGCACAACGTTCGGGCGGCGAGCTGATCGCACGGTTCGCGGTCGACATGTTGCGGCGTCACGGGTTCGCAGCCGAGTACCTGAACGTTGGCGGGGGGCTCGGGGCGAGTTACACGGATGCGGACCGGCCGATGAACGTGCGCGACTACTGCCGGCTTATCGTAGAGGCCGTCACCGGCTCGCTTGCCGGATCGGGCCTCGACCCGGTTTTGGCCCAGGAGCCTGGGCGTTCGCTAGTGGCGGAGACCGGAGTGACTCTGTACACCGTCGGGCTGGTGAAGACGGTTCCCAGCAAATCGGCGGGTCGTCGAACGTACGTTTGCGTCGACGGCGGTCTGAGCGACAACCCGAGACCGGCTCTTTACGGAGCGCGATACGACGTCGAGAGAATCGGCCCGGCGGCGGGCGACGAAATGGTCGTTACCGTATCCGGAAAGCACTGCGAGACCGACAAGCTTTTCGAAGATGTTCGTCTTCCTCGAGACGTGGCCACGGGCGACCTGCTGCAGGTGCTTTGCACCGGAGCGTACAATGCTTCGATGGCGAGCAACTACAACCGGTTTCCGCGACCCGCAGCGGCGCTGATCCGATTGGATGGCAGCCACTGCCTAGTGCAGCGTAGGGATACGTGGGCCGAGATGCTCGCTCGTGAGATCTTGCCGGAGGGATTGGCCTGA
- a CDS encoding response regulator — protein MIEKPDPVVLVVEDNADDEVMTLRGLRRSPRPLQIQVARDGEEALAMLAQGLSPDLVLMDLKMPRKDGIEVLAAIRDDERTKHIPVVIFSSSDETLDIVRCYERGANTYIRKPVEFVPFIDCLELLTRYWFESSTLPLVL, from the coding sequence TTGATCGAAAAACCTGACCCAGTCGTCCTCGTGGTGGAGGACAACGCCGACGACGAGGTAATGACCTTGCGCGGATTGCGCCGTTCGCCTCGTCCGTTACAGATCCAAGTGGCGCGAGACGGCGAAGAGGCGCTGGCGATGCTTGCGCAAGGTCTCAGTCCCGACCTCGTCCTGATGGATCTGAAGATGCCACGCAAGGACGGCATCGAAGTTTTGGCGGCGATTCGCGACGATGAACGCACCAAACATATTCCGGTTGTGATATTCAGTTCGTCGGACGAGACCCTGGACATCGTACGGTGCTACGAGCGAGGCGCGAACACTTACATCCGCAAGCCGGTCGAGTTCGTCCCGTTCATCGATTGCCTCGAGCTGCTGACCCGGTATTGGTTCGAAAGCTCGACCTTGCCGCTGGTTCTCTAG
- a CDS encoding CvfB family protein — MIQIGAYNRLKIARRTDHGMYLTDGQDEVLLPRKFIPEGIGEGEQLRVFVTTDSEDRPIATTQRPKAVVGEFATMQAKMVGAHGAFMDWGLDKDLLVPFAEQFRAIEEGAWYVVRVELDTKTNRVFGSTRLGKYLKGDVRNLSEGQEVSLLVTDVVPEGARVVVDSAYFGMVFPDELHERLRIGESRRGYIKRIREDGGIALTLSPMGYQGAVDESPRIVERLRREGGFMAIGDKSPPEDIRREFGLSKATFKKALGHLMKSGRIEQTFHGIRLKENGNGKP, encoded by the coding sequence ATGATCCAGATCGGCGCGTATAACCGCCTAAAAATAGCCCGGCGAACCGACCACGGCATGTATCTGACGGACGGGCAAGACGAGGTGTTGCTACCTCGCAAGTTCATTCCGGAAGGAATCGGCGAAGGCGAACAGCTCCGGGTCTTCGTCACCACCGACTCCGAAGATCGGCCGATTGCCACGACCCAGCGTCCAAAGGCGGTGGTCGGAGAGTTCGCGACGATGCAGGCAAAGATGGTCGGCGCGCACGGCGCGTTCATGGACTGGGGGCTCGACAAGGACCTGCTCGTCCCATTCGCGGAGCAGTTTCGCGCCATCGAAGAAGGGGCTTGGTACGTCGTTCGCGTCGAACTGGATACGAAGACCAACCGGGTCTTCGGCAGTACCCGCCTTGGAAAGTATCTGAAAGGAGATGTTCGCAACCTCTCGGAAGGTCAGGAGGTCTCCTTGCTCGTAACCGACGTGGTACCGGAAGGGGCCCGCGTCGTGGTCGATAGCGCCTACTTCGGAATGGTGTTCCCCGACGAATTGCACGAACGCCTGCGAATCGGCGAGAGCCGGCGCGGCTACATCAAGCGAATCCGCGAAGACGGCGGAATCGCATTGACGCTCTCGCCGATGGGTTATCAAGGAGCGGTGGACGAGAGCCCACGGATCGTGGAGAGGCTACGTCGCGAAGGAGGCTTTATGGCGATCGGAGACAAATCGCCTCCGGAAGACATACGCCGCGAATTCGGATTAAGCAAAGCGACCTTCAAGAAGGCGCTCGGCCACCTGATGAAGTCCGGCCGCATCGAGCAGACCTTTCACGGGATTCGCTTAAAAGAAAACGGTAACGGTAAGCCGTAA
- a CDS encoding PIN domain-containing protein, giving the protein MTIENNKLLLDTNVTLRALLTDGQETPGLRAKMSAELLDGSQAVLAPQVLFECLCVLTRPRENNGAGMDAAEACDRLRKAVGIVPLLPDPEGLVDRWLQICAVNKVSGKQVHDARLVAWMELHGIHRIMTLNGRHFARYAQVKVVDLSI; this is encoded by the coding sequence ATAACGATCGAGAATAACAAGCTTCTGCTCGACACAAACGTGACTTTACGTGCTTTGCTGACCGATGGCCAGGAAACACCAGGGCTCAGAGCAAAAATGTCGGCCGAGCTACTGGACGGAAGCCAAGCGGTCTTGGCTCCCCAAGTCCTATTCGAATGCCTATGTGTTTTAACCCGTCCTCGTGAGAATAATGGAGCGGGTATGGACGCTGCAGAGGCATGTGACCGGCTCCGAAAAGCCGTCGGCATTGTGCCCTTGCTTCCAGATCCGGAGGGGCTTGTCGACCGGTGGTTGCAGATATGCGCAGTCAATAAGGTGTCAGGAAAGCAAGTTCACGATGCTCGTCTCGTAGCATGGATGGAGCTTCACGGCATTCACCGGATCATGACTCTAAATGGACGCCACTTCGCGCGGTACGCTCAGGTCAAGGTCGTGGACCTTTCGATATGA
- a CDS encoding N-acetylmuramoyl-L-alanine amidase: MSIVPLNPWLAHRPRRGVTIIDTAVLHASETEDVDSLVHDLRAQDHSYHYIVDRDGTIYKGVPFSAIAFHCGNSYGPHEAARGVSCERDPAGTFVQHPCVNEYTLGICFVNLNDGVDPYTPQQVEACSTLLKDLKAGPLSKMRFLTSHAMVSPGKHTDPAGLNIVAIAKEAKLGIWSMETVMV, translated from the coding sequence ATGAGCATCGTCCCGCTCAACCCATGGCTTGCCCACCGCCCCCGCCGAGGGGTCACGATCATCGACACTGCCGTCCTCCACGCAAGCGAAACCGAGGACGTCGACTCCCTAGTGCACGATCTGCGCGCCCAAGATCACAGCTACCATTACATCGTCGACCGGGACGGCACCATCTATAAAGGGGTTCCCTTCTCGGCCATTGCGTTTCATTGCGGCAATTCCTACGGTCCCCACGAAGCCGCCCGCGGCGTCTCGTGCGAGCGCGACCCGGCTGGCACATTCGTCCAACACCCTTGCGTGAACGAATACACCTTGGGCATCTGCTTCGTAAACCTCAACGACGGGGTCGACCCGTACACCCCGCAACAGGTCGAAGCCTGCTCGACGTTACTAAAAGATTTGAAGGCGGGACCGCTTTCAAAAATGCGCTTCCTGACGAGCCACGCCATGGTCTCGCCCGGCAAACACACCGACCCCGCCGGCCTCAACATCGTCGCCATCGCGAAAGAAGCCAAACTCGGCATCTGGTCCATGGAAACCGTCATGGTCTAG
- the trpS gene encoding tryptophan--tRNA ligase, which produces MTTSKRILSGMRSSNPRLHIGNYEGALRNWVDLQEQGYHMFCMVADWHALTTMYENAGEVSRNAREVAKDYVAAGIDPVRSPVFIQSHVKEHAELHMLLSMITPLGWLERTPTYKEKQADLGSAEREPYGLLGYPVLQTADILLYKPYGVPVGRDQAPHLEIGNDIGQRFNRLYNVEVFPEYKYLIPQDETRAKLPGLDMRKMSKSYDNCIYLSDTEDQTAEKIKSAFTTPTKIRKTDPGIPEGCAVCQYLKVYSPTWQTQWQEDRDGLRGCMQNKKECTEAINEYFRPMRQRRAQLDDATIEGILADGAIRAREVAQATMSEVRAAMGIY; this is translated from the coding sequence ATGACGACCTCCAAACGCATCCTCAGCGGCATGCGGTCCTCCAACCCGCGCCTTCACATCGGTAATTACGAAGGGGCGCTCAGGAACTGGGTGGACCTCCAGGAACAGGGCTATCACATGTTCTGCATGGTCGCCGATTGGCACGCGTTGACGACAATGTACGAGAACGCGGGCGAGGTGAGTCGTAACGCGCGAGAGGTTGCGAAGGATTACGTCGCCGCCGGGATCGATCCCGTGCGGTCGCCGGTGTTTATCCAGAGCCACGTCAAAGAGCACGCGGAGCTCCACATGCTGCTCAGTATGATTACGCCGCTCGGTTGGCTGGAGCGAACGCCGACTTACAAGGAGAAGCAGGCCGACCTGGGCAGCGCCGAACGGGAGCCGTACGGGCTGCTGGGGTACCCGGTGCTCCAGACGGCGGACATCCTGCTGTACAAGCCGTATGGAGTGCCGGTCGGTCGCGACCAGGCGCCTCACCTCGAGATCGGCAACGATATTGGCCAGCGATTCAATCGGCTTTACAACGTCGAGGTGTTTCCCGAGTACAAGTATCTGATTCCGCAAGACGAGACGCGGGCGAAGCTTCCGGGGCTCGACATGCGGAAGATGTCGAAATCGTACGACAACTGCATCTACCTCAGCGACACCGAGGACCAGACGGCGGAGAAGATCAAAAGCGCTTTCACCACCCCGACGAAGATCAGGAAAACCGATCCGGGCATCCCGGAAGGGTGCGCGGTTTGCCAGTACCTGAAGGTCTACTCGCCGACCTGGCAGACGCAGTGGCAGGAGGATCGGGACGGGTTGCGCGGGTGCATGCAAAACAAGAAGGAGTGCACCGAGGCGATCAACGAATACTTCCGCCCGATGCGCCAGCGCCGAGCGCAGCTCGACGACGCTACGATCGAGGGAATCCTCGCCGACGGCGCCATCCGGGCGCGAGAAGTCGCGCAGGCGACGATGAGCGAGGTTCGCGCTGCGATGGGAATTTACTAG
- a CDS encoding NUDIX domain-containing protein, translating to MPAKPPKPPPESAGLLMFRRSEGRLELFLAHPGGPFWEAKDDGAWTIPKGQPDPGEELLAAAIREFVEETGLTPQPPYIPLGSIRQKAGKTVHVWALEGEADPDAVRSNTMRIEWPRGSGRLLTFPEIDRCGWFSAEEAALKLNPAQVEFVRRLVEHIDDTTPQFA from the coding sequence TTGCCTGCGAAACCACCGAAGCCACCGCCCGAAAGCGCCGGCCTACTTATGTTCCGGCGATCGGAAGGACGTCTGGAACTGTTCCTCGCTCATCCGGGCGGACCTTTCTGGGAGGCCAAAGACGATGGGGCATGGACGATTCCGAAAGGACAGCCCGATCCCGGCGAAGAGTTGCTGGCAGCGGCAATTCGCGAGTTTGTCGAGGAGACCGGCTTAACTCCCCAACCCCCTTACATCCCGCTCGGCTCGATTCGCCAGAAAGCCGGGAAAACCGTGCACGTCTGGGCATTGGAAGGCGAGGCGGATCCAGACGCGGTGCGGAGCAATACGATGCGGATCGAGTGGCCCCGCGGTTCAGGCCGCCTTCTCACCTTCCCCGAAATCGACCGGTGTGGATGGTTTTCTGCGGAGGAGGCAGCGCTTAAGCTAAACCCCGCTCAAGTGGAGTTCGTCCGCCGGTTGGTCGAACATATCGATGACACAACGCCTCAGTTCGCATAG
- a CDS encoding aldo/keto reductase, which translates to MEYVRFGRTGLKVSRICLGCMTYGTPAWREWVLDEETSRPFIRQALEAGINFFDTADMYSLGASEEVVGRAFRDFAKREDLVIATKVYNAMGPGPNDRGLSRKHILRSCDDSLRRLGTDYIDLYQTHRWDYETPIEETMDALDSLVKAGKVRYLGASSMFAWQFMKSLSTSDVRGLSRFVSMQPQYNLVYREEEREMLPLCADQGIAVIPWSPLARGFVTRRPGASTVRAETDAFSKVLYTSEVDAEIANKVCDIAESRGIPPAQVALAWVLSKPVVTAPIVGASKTRHLDDALAALAVKLTDDEIRSLEEPYVPHLVKDHD; encoded by the coding sequence GTGGAGTACGTGAGATTCGGGCGGACGGGGTTGAAGGTTTCTAGGATCTGTCTTGGGTGCATGACCTACGGGACGCCCGCTTGGCGGGAGTGGGTTTTGGATGAGGAAACGAGCCGGCCGTTTATCCGGCAGGCGCTCGAGGCCGGGATCAATTTCTTCGATACCGCCGACATGTATTCGCTCGGCGCGAGCGAAGAGGTGGTCGGAAGAGCGTTTCGCGACTTCGCCAAACGGGAGGATCTGGTCATCGCCACCAAGGTGTACAACGCGATGGGACCGGGGCCGAACGACCGGGGGCTTTCCCGCAAGCACATCCTCCGATCGTGCGACGACTCCTTGAGACGCCTGGGGACCGACTACATCGATCTCTACCAGACCCACCGTTGGGACTACGAAACGCCGATCGAAGAGACGATGGATGCTCTCGACTCGCTGGTCAAGGCGGGAAAGGTGCGGTATCTCGGCGCCTCCAGCATGTTCGCCTGGCAGTTTATGAAGTCGCTCTCGACGTCGGATGTGCGGGGGCTGAGTCGTTTCGTGAGCATGCAGCCGCAGTACAACTTGGTCTACCGCGAGGAGGAGCGGGAGATGCTTCCCCTATGCGCGGATCAAGGGATAGCGGTGATTCCTTGGAGCCCGCTGGCTCGTGGCTTCGTCACTCGCCGTCCGGGAGCATCGACGGTTCGCGCGGAGACGGATGCGTTCAGCAAGGTGCTGTACACGAGCGAGGTCGACGCAGAGATCGCGAACAAGGTATGCGACATCGCGGAGAGCCGCGGGATTCCTCCCGCGCAAGTGGCATTGGCATGGGTGCTGAGCAAGCCGGTCGTCACGGCTCCGATCGTCGGCGCTTCGAAAACCCGTCACTTGGACGATGCCCTCGCCGCACTGGCGGTGAAACTGACGGACGATGAAATACGTTCCTTGGAAGAACCGTACGTGCCGCACCTGGTTAAAGACCACGATTAA
- a CDS encoding DUF6328 family protein: MEEVQKIDLKDQLRNILEEARMVLPGIQALFGFQLIAVMNEAFGKKLAESEQRIHLLAIGLTVVAIGLALAPAAVHRISEPDQVSMALIKRCSRFLNWGLKILGLAIVLDFYLVARITFGDVWLAQISSALAFFFLFAIWVAYPELRKRGRETGTSGRRPFFQEAVNSSGNPGSSSNVPSK, encoded by the coding sequence ATGGAAGAAGTACAAAAGATCGATCTCAAAGACCAGCTCAGGAATATTCTGGAGGAAGCCAGAATGGTCCTACCGGGCATCCAGGCGCTCTTCGGGTTCCAACTGATCGCGGTTATGAACGAGGCGTTCGGCAAAAAGCTGGCCGAATCCGAACAGCGCATCCACCTCTTGGCGATCGGATTAACCGTCGTCGCCATCGGCCTCGCCCTCGCGCCCGCGGCCGTTCATCGGATTTCGGAGCCGGACCAGGTTTCCATGGCGCTCATCAAGCGTTGCAGCCGTTTTCTTAATTGGGGTCTCAAGATCCTCGGCCTCGCCATCGTCCTCGACTTCTACCTGGTCGCGCGAATCACGTTCGGAGACGTTTGGCTTGCGCAGATCTCCTCTGCGCTGGCATTCTTCTTCCTCTTCGCCATATGGGTCGCTTACCCCGAGCTGCGAAAGCGCGGCCGCGAGACTGGGACCTCAGGTCGGAGGCCTTTCTTTCAGGAGGCAGTGAATTCGTCAGGAAATCCGGGAAGTAGCTCGAACGTCCCGAGTAAATGA
- a CDS encoding WD40 repeat domain-containing protein, protein MKPPPVWNTSPKKSPAFGCWLVVGVIVAILFSCFGSCFLSYSGYHNSGSWAGDSYRSFGVRQAFVRNDVDQVAATRDGTTLLIREGRTISKLNPVNLTPEAFLALSEEPVDMALSSDGMKAGVYLASGIVHILDVATLTTKLTIDIGPPNEGVDTPVVDSLSADGKRVSRFMADGEYREWDADTGKPIRQMRVPGIRRGSGILDSPDGKYVVLLGSEAKDGSHVGVLYGPNGRLQSIGTSGVIAFSVNSDLLWYRAPDGGLIALEMATGKKKHLVVGESNISALTTSGDRRVVVNDGGSDDGRIGGPSEIVGIGRNSVHIGYVPDLLPVVTWWKGHIVAGGRGGRILIIDADSGSPEAELKGHQAVVLQCIPFGERLVTRDISGKLCLWDWPSLGYAN, encoded by the coding sequence ATGAAGCCCCCGCCAGTCTGGAACACGAGCCCGAAGAAGTCGCCCGCGTTCGGATGCTGGTTGGTCGTAGGTGTGATCGTCGCCATTCTCTTCAGTTGTTTTGGTTCCTGTTTTCTAAGCTACAGTGGCTACCACAACAGTGGCTCATGGGCGGGTGATAGCTACCGTTCGTTTGGAGTTAGACAAGCATTCGTTCGAAACGACGTCGACCAAGTGGCGGCGACGCGGGACGGAACGACCCTCCTCATCCGCGAAGGGCGCACGATTTCCAAATTAAATCCGGTGAATCTGACCCCTGAGGCTTTCCTCGCGCTTAGCGAGGAGCCAGTGGATATGGCGCTCTCCTCGGACGGAATGAAGGCGGGGGTTTATTTGGCTTCCGGAATCGTGCACATCTTAGACGTAGCGACTCTAACGACCAAGCTGACAATCGATATCGGACCGCCGAACGAGGGGGTCGATACTCCGGTCGTCGATTCGCTCTCAGCGGATGGAAAGCGGGTCTCCCGCTTTATGGCGGACGGGGAGTATCGAGAGTGGGATGCCGACACGGGTAAACCGATTCGCCAAATGAGGGTGCCCGGCATCCGGCGGGGAAGCGGAATTCTCGACTCGCCGGACGGAAAATATGTCGTCCTCCTCGGCTCCGAGGCAAAGGACGGCTCGCATGTGGGAGTCCTCTACGGCCCTAACGGGCGGCTTCAATCGATTGGTACAAGCGGCGTGATCGCTTTTAGCGTGAATTCGGATCTGCTCTGGTACCGCGCGCCCGACGGAGGGCTTATCGCGCTGGAAATGGCGACCGGTAAGAAGAAACACTTGGTGGTGGGAGAAAGTAATATTTCCGCCTTGACCACCAGCGGCGATCGGCGCGTCGTGGTCAACGATGGTGGATCCGATGATGGCCGGATCGGGGGCCCGAGCGAGATCGTGGGCATAGGCCGCAATTCAGTACACATTGGCTACGTGCCAGATCTCCTTCCGGTAGTTACCTGGTGGAAAGGGCATATCGTCGCAGGTGGACGAGGAGGGCGGATCTTGATCATCGACGCCGATTCGGGCTCGCCGGAGGCGGAGTTGAAAGGACATCAGGCGGTCGTACTCCAATGCATTCCGTTTGGAGAGCGACTGGTTACCCGCGATATCTCGGGGAAACTGTGTCTTTGGGATTGGCCATCACTCGGCTATGCGAACTGA